GTGACACCTTCAATGTCTAGACCACGAGCCGCTAAGTCTGTTGACATTAATATCGCCACTTCGCCTTTTCGAAAGCTATCCATCGCTTTTTTCCGCTCTTCTTTTTTCATCTCGGAATGAAGTGCAACAATCTTCGCATCACGGAATGCCAGCTTTGTTTCTTTCATCAACAACTGATCGAGGTTATTCACGAACGCGAGTCCCTTCATTCCCGGGAGGTGAGACAATCGTCGAAGTAAATCAGTTTTGTCTCGTTCATCAACTTTAACATATGAGTGGACGACTTTCCCAACTGCAGGCAGCTCGTCGTTTGTGACCGTAATTCTAACAGGATCTTGAAGCAGTCTATCTGACACTAATTCAATTTCTTCTGTAATGGTTGCGGATACAATCGCTGTTTGTGCTTTCGCGCCTTGTAAAAAGCCTTTTACCATGTCACGATTTTCACGGGCTAATAGCTGATCTCCTTCATCCAAAATAATCGTTTGAATCTCATGAAGCTTCAGCTTTTTTGCTTTCACTAGCTCTTGTAATCTTCCAGGAGTTCCTACCACGATCGTTGGTTTTTTCTTCAGCTTTTCAATTTGACGTTGCATATTCGCTCCGCCAATCAGTTGTGTGACGGTAATGTCAGTTCCTTGCACCCATTCACGAACCACTTCGACAATTTGCATCGATAATTCTTGCGAAGGAGCAACAATTAAGGCTTGCGTATTTTTCTTTGTGGCATCTACTTTTTGCAAAATTGGTAGTACATACGCGAGCGTTTTTCCTGAAC
The Paenisporosarcina cavernae genome window above contains:
- a CDS encoding DEAD/DEAH box helicase, coding for MSFLPLLNEELQKKWSFSAEMPIQTKMIPALLEGKDVVAMSPTGSGKTLAYVLPILQKVDATKKNTQALIVAPSQELSMQIVEVVREWVQGTDITVTQLIGGANMQRQIEKLKKKPTIVVGTPGRLQELVKAKKLKLHEIQTIILDEGDQLLARENRDMVKGFLQGAKAQTAIVSATITEEIELVSDRLLQDPVRITVTNDELPAVGKVVHSYVKVDERDKTDLLRRLSHLPGMKGLAFVNNLDQLLMKETKLAFRDAKIVALHSEMKKEERKKAMDSFRKGEVAILMSTDLAARGLDIEGVTHVIHVDVPRSIEPYLHRSGRTGRAGADGEVLSLLSYSDEKNYKKWTKELPSKPVQKVWHRGDLIEGSSKTITEKRGK